From one Desulfurobacterium thermolithotrophum DSM 11699 genomic stretch:
- the acs gene encoding acetate--CoA ligase, which yields MSEERLEHLLKQEIVVQPPEEFIENANVKDYEAEYRKFEKDPENFWSSIAKELFWYERWKKVLEWNYPHARWFVGAKTNITVNALDRHVKNGKRNKVAFFWEDELGNERVVTYGELYRLVNKLANALKKAGIKKGDRVVIYMPLVVEQIAAMLACARIGAIHSVVYAGFSAPALKHRIEDAEAKIIITADVTIRRGRAIPLKRIVDEAIMELSFIKQVVVLRRLEPKVDLIGEKEVDFYEFMNGCSDYCEPEVMDSEDPLFILYTSGSTGKPKGVLHTTGGYMVGTYYSMKTVFDLKDNDVYWCTADPGWITGHSYIVYGPLIAGATQVIAEGAPNYPDFGRWWRLIEKYGVNIFYTAPTAIRMFMKAGEEWPNKYDLSSLRLLGSVGEPINPEAWLWYYRVIGKERCPIIDTWWQTETGTVMITTIDSLPMKPGKAGKPVPGVVADVVDKEGNPVKADKGGFLVVKYPWPSMMRTIWKNPKRYEQYWNTIPNCYTAGDVAVKDEDGYIMILGRADDVINVSGHRIGTMEVESALVSHSAVAEAAVIGIPDPIKGEAIKAFVILKKGYSSSEELVDSLKQHVKAELGAIAVPSKIEFVGKLPKTRSGKIMRRVLKAKELGIDPGDLSTLED from the coding sequence ATGTCCGAAGAAAGACTTGAGCACTTATTAAAACAGGAAATCGTAGTTCAACCGCCAGAGGAGTTTATAGAAAATGCAAATGTAAAAGACTATGAGGCTGAGTACAGAAAATTTGAAAAAGATCCTGAAAATTTTTGGTCAAGTATTGCCAAAGAACTCTTCTGGTATGAAAGGTGGAAAAAAGTTCTTGAGTGGAATTATCCTCATGCGAGATGGTTTGTTGGAGCTAAAACAAACATAACAGTTAATGCCCTTGATAGACACGTTAAAAACGGAAAGAGAAACAAGGTTGCTTTCTTTTGGGAAGATGAACTTGGAAATGAAAGAGTTGTTACCTATGGAGAGCTCTACAGACTTGTAAACAAACTTGCAAACGCTTTAAAAAAAGCCGGTATAAAAAAAGGAGATAGAGTTGTTATTTATATGCCTCTTGTTGTCGAGCAAATAGCTGCGATGCTTGCATGTGCACGAATAGGAGCTATTCATTCGGTTGTATACGCTGGATTTAGTGCACCAGCTCTAAAACACAGGATAGAAGATGCAGAAGCAAAAATTATCATTACTGCCGATGTAACTATTAGAAGAGGAAGAGCTATTCCTCTTAAAAGAATCGTTGATGAAGCAATTATGGAACTCTCTTTCATCAAGCAGGTAGTTGTTCTTAGAAGACTTGAACCAAAGGTTGACCTTATTGGAGAAAAAGAAGTTGATTTTTACGAATTTATGAACGGATGCTCTGATTATTGTGAACCTGAAGTGATGGATTCAGAAGATCCTCTTTTTATTCTCTACACTTCCGGCTCTACAGGTAAACCCAAAGGTGTTCTACATACGACAGGCGGCTACATGGTTGGAACTTATTATTCCATGAAAACCGTTTTTGATTTAAAAGATAATGATGTCTATTGGTGTACTGCAGACCCAGGATGGATCACAGGTCACAGCTACATTGTTTATGGACCTCTTATTGCCGGAGCTACACAGGTTATTGCAGAAGGAGCTCCAAATTATCCAGATTTTGGAAGATGGTGGAGATTAATAGAAAAATATGGTGTAAACATCTTTTATACTGCCCCAACTGCTATTAGGATGTTTATGAAAGCAGGAGAAGAGTGGCCTAACAAGTATGATCTTTCTTCCCTAAGACTTCTTGGTTCTGTTGGTGAACCTATCAACCCTGAAGCATGGCTGTGGTACTACAGAGTTATTGGTAAAGAAAGATGTCCAATTATTGATACTTGGTGGCAGACTGAAACAGGTACTGTAATGATTACAACAATCGATAGTCTTCCTATGAAACCAGGTAAAGCAGGTAAACCTGTTCCTGGTGTAGTTGCAGATGTCGTTGACAAAGAAGGAAATCCTGTAAAAGCAGATAAAGGAGGATTTCTTGTTGTTAAGTATCCTTGGCCTTCAATGATGAGAACTATATGGAAAAATCCTAAAAGATACGAGCAGTACTGGAACACTATTCCAAACTGTTATACAGCTGGAGATGTTGCAGTTAAAGATGAAGACGGATACATAATGATTCTTGGTAGAGCAGATGACGTTATCAATGTTTCTGGACATAGAATTGGAACAATGGAAGTTGAATCTGCTCTTGTTTCTCATTCAGCAGTTGCAGAAGCTGCAGTTATAGGTATACCTGATCCTATTAAAGGAGAAGCAATTAAGGCATTTGTAATTTTGAAAAAAGGTTACAGTTCATCTGAAGAGCTGGTTGATAGTCTTAAACAGCACGTTAAAGCAGAACTTGGAGCTATTGCAGTACCGTCTAAGATTGAATTTGTAGGGAAACTTCCAAAAACAAGAAGTGGAAAAATTATGAGAAGAGTGCTTAAGGCTAAAGAACTTGGAATTGATCCAGGAGATCTTTCAACTCTCGAAGATTAA